A single region of the Nicotiana sylvestris chromosome 6, ASM39365v2, whole genome shotgun sequence genome encodes:
- the LOC104243128 gene encoding uncharacterized protein, translating to MHDFIIDEDSELWDVIYDGPFFHTEILGEPAVKVLKTRKDYNDADRKAIEKNFRVKKILVCGIGPDEYNSFSACQSAKEIWEDLKIAHEGTTQVKQSKIDMQTTEYELFRIKDDESI from the coding sequence atgcatgattttatcatagATGAAGATTCAGAGCTATGGGATGTTATCTACGATGGCCCCTTCTTTCATACGGAGATCCTTGGTGAACCAGCAGTGAAAGTTCTCAAAACAAGAAAGGATTACAACGATGCTGACCGCAAGGCTATAGAGAAAAACTTTCGAGTAAAAAAAATCCTCGTCTGTGGTATTGGACCAGATGAGTACAATAGTTTTTCAGCCTGTCAATctgccaaggagatatgggaagATCTCAAAATAGCACATGAAGGGACAACTCAAGTCAAACAATCGAAGATTGATATGCAAACCACTGAATATGAGCTCTTTAGGATAAAGGATGATGAGTCCATTTAG